From Nicotiana tabacum cultivar K326 chromosome 22, ASM71507v2, whole genome shotgun sequence, one genomic window encodes:
- the LOC107799375 gene encoding heterogeneous nuclear ribonucleoprotein 1-like: MESDEGKLFVGGLRWETTEEKLRDYFSNYGEIKHATIMRDRYTGLSRRFAFVVFSDPSVIDTILQDKHNIDGRSVDTKRALPREQQQSLRSQLPYAGEDIETEPERNVRTRKIFVGGLPSSLTEEEFRQYFQNYGSVKDKVIMYDPSTGRPRGFGFITFDTEDAVDKVLHKNFHELKNKLVEVKRALPKEANPAGNGGRGGYLGYGSSGPIRFPQPTFVGYNPYNYGYGCEIYTCYGGAAGVYANPSLASIGYASSLPGVTINQWSSQNHGYGPFYNLDASYGASSSWGASAYCAPFLPSTSNSQGHTSQNGNQGNGYSTYARNKGSFTDSDGNETGDRHTDNAPNSSTCEGSTEAGKHEANGHNTATICDSSNGSPGFPNASWVSDK, encoded by the exons ATGGAATCAGATGAAGGGAAGCTATTTGTAGGAGGATTAAGATGGGAAACAACGGAGGAGAAGCTAAGAGACTATTTTAGCAATTATGGAGAAATTAAACATGCCACGATCATGCGTGATAGATACACTGGCTTGTCTAGACGCTTTGCTTTTGTTGTCTTCTCTGATCCTTCTGTTATTGATACCATTCTTCAGGACAAACACAACATTGATGGCCGTTCG GTGGACACTAAGAGGGCTTTACCAAGAGAACAGCAGCAGAGCTTGAGATCGCAACTTCCTTATGCTGGTGAAGATATAGAAACAGAACCTGAACGGAATGTCCGAACTAGAAAAATATTTGTGGGTGGGCTACCTTCTTCCCTTACTGAAGAAGAGTTTCGGCAGTACTTCCAAAATTACGGTAGTGTGAAAGATAAAGTAATAATGTATGACCCAAGCACTGGTCGCCCTCGAGGATTTGGTTTTATCACCTTTGACACAGAAGATGCTGTTGACAAAGTTCTTCATAAAAATTTTCATGAACTGAAAAATAAGCTAGTGGAGGTAAAACGCGCCCTGCCTAAAGAAGCAAATCCTGCTGGCAATGGTGGTCGTGGAGGTTACTTGGGTTATGGTTCTTCTGGTCCCATTAGGTTTCCGCAGCCTACTTTTGTTGGTTACAATCCCTATAATTATGGCTATGGTTGTGAGATTTATACTTGCTACGGTGGGGCAGCTGGAGTATATGCGAATCCATCTTTGGCCAGCATTGGTTATGCTAGCAGCTTGCCCGGTGTCACAATAAACCAGTGGAGCAGCCAGAATCATGGGTATGGTCCTTTCTATAATTTAGATGCAAGTTATGGGGCTTCTAGTTCGTGGGGTGCTTCAGCCTACTGCGCTCCTTTTTTGCCATCAACTAGTAATTCTCAGGGTCATACTTCTCAAAATGGGAATCAGGGGAATGGTTACAGCACCTACGCTAGAAATAAAGGCTCTTTCACTGATTCTGATGGTAATGAGACTGGTGATAGGCATACAGATAATGCTCCAAACAGCAGTACCTGTGAGGGGTCAACTGAGGCAGGGAAACACGAGGCAAATGggcacaacacagcaacaatcTGTGACAGCAGTAATGGTTCTCCGGGGTTTCCAAATGCATCTTGGGTTTCAGATAAATAA